A genomic segment from Montipora foliosa isolate CH-2021 chromosome 9, ASM3666993v2, whole genome shotgun sequence encodes:
- the LOC137970338 gene encoding D(1)-like dopamine receptor, with product MNASSNTVSGASPPSDLPKALQTTILCCTFLANLLGNICVCLAVTRGRALRQRPSASILASLAISDLASLSFVLFRLVWLYDLEAACNKYQYFFTLVVSLLYVSSIHICLLSCDRYVAIVHCLRYRQVVTNTKVGRALLVAWGLPLASTIIVPCFYQSRGRTHYTAALIGCAEQHNEPNDVFKVHTVFNFTLFVVIPFLVMIFVDCRIAKIAWSQNNRIWPGENLTPELTELRRKRKKEMKWMRTIIIVVGAFAFCYLPTFISAVPAAQLGPSRVPMAWKSIFILMTTAKGALNPIIYIFTSKEFNLAFRIVVRKALPDTLLACIRGSSVSLHHQ from the exons ATGAACGCTTCTTCGAACACAGTCTCTGGTGCGTCGCCTCCATCTGACTTGCCCAAGGCTTTACAAACGACAATCCTGTGTTGCACATTCCTGGCAAACTTGCTTGGTAACATATGCGTCTGTCTGGCCGTGACTCGCGGACGCGCCCTCAGGCAAAGGCCAAGCGCTTCGATCCTAGCCAGCTTGGCAATCTCTGACCTCGCGTCCTTGTCGTTTGTTCTCTTCCGATTGGTATGGCTATATGACTTGGAGGCAGCGTGCAATAAATACCAGTATTTCTTCACATTGGTAGTATCACTGCTGTACGTCAGCAGCATTCATATCTGTCTTCTCAGCTGTGATCGATATGTCGCCATCGTTCATTGCCTAAGATACAGGCAAGTTGTCACCAATACAAAGGTCGGACGAGCCTTGCTTGTCGCGTGGGGGCTACCTCTTGCTTCTACAATAATCGTCCCTTGCTTTTATCAAAGCAGAGGACGAACTCATTACACTGCTGCCTTGATTGGCTGCGCCGAGCAACACAACGAACCCAACGATGTCTTTAAGGTTCATACCGTTTTCAACTTTACTCTCTTTGTTGTAATTCCGTTTTTGGTAATGATATTTGTCGACTGCCGAATCGCTAAGATTGCTTGGTCTCAAAACAATCGCATTTGGCCAGGTGAAAATCTGACCCCTGAATTGACCGAATTGagaagaaagaggaaaaaagaaatgaaatggaTGAGGACCATAA ttATAGTGGTTGGTGCTTTCGCTTTCTGCTATCTCCCGACATTTATATCTGCTGTACCTGCAGCTCAATTAGGCCCAAGTCGAGTTCCAATGGCGTGGAAGTCAATCTTTATCTTGATGACAACAGCGAAGGGAGCACTCAACCCAATTATCTACATCTTCACCTCAAAGGAGTTCAACCTTGCATTTAGAATCGTTGTGAGAAAAGCCCTCCCTGACACCTTACTCGCGTGTATTAGAGGGTCAAGTGTATCCCTTCATCATCAATGA
- the LOC137972193 gene encoding active regulator of SIRT1-like, with the protein MSSKLVRKGLDLVDNEGSLRPKRPKGIQKAKQPSKKRKQRSSRANTEWQQPVALSSFSGHAQRKKQVDHMEENLQYFKRATGKIKKDTYDKILLRQNKLRKKNSEEKREDSDNKGGLFDD; encoded by the exons ATGTCGTCCAAATTGGTCCGCAAAGGTTTAGATTTGGTAGACAACGAGGGATCTCTAAGACCGAAAAGACCTAAGGGAATACAAAAGGCTAAACAGCCTTCAAAAAAGCGAAAGCAAAGATCGTCTCGTGCCAACACGGAATGGCAACAGCCAGTTGCTTTGTCGTCATTTTCAG GTCATGCACAGAGAAAGAAGCAAGTTGACCATATGGAAGAGAATTTGCAGTACTTCAAGAGGGCCacaggaaaaataaaaaaggacaCCTACGACAAA attttaCTGAGACAGAATAAACTCCGGAAAAAGAACTCTGAGGAAAAACGTGAAGACTCGGATAACAAAGGAGGACTTTTTGACGATTAA